The Candidatus Flexicrinis affinis genome has a segment encoding these proteins:
- a CDS encoding RraA family protein: protein MTDWNALCHDLSKYDTPTICNVVELFGVQSHTVGFMDKSIRAVFPKLPPMVGFAATATCRTAAPRKEGDANHHLTQQVDRFVELSGPAVVVFQDLDGPPVAATFGEIMCTTYRTFGAVGLITNGPGRDLDQVERLSFPVFTDGAVASHGYIHILDVHTPVRVGGLTVYPDDLIHADLNGVAVIPRSIADRLPDAATAFVAAEQIILSALHEPGATVASARAAMAEADAVMDALRKKLRSLSV from the coding sequence ATGACGGACTGGAATGCACTCTGCCATGACCTGAGCAAATACGACACGCCGACGATCTGCAACGTCGTTGAACTATTCGGCGTGCAGTCACACACGGTCGGCTTCATGGATAAATCGATACGCGCAGTGTTCCCAAAACTGCCGCCGATGGTCGGGTTCGCGGCTACGGCGACGTGCCGTACGGCGGCGCCCCGCAAAGAGGGCGATGCCAATCATCATCTGACCCAACAAGTCGATCGGTTTGTCGAGCTGTCTGGCCCTGCTGTCGTTGTGTTTCAAGACCTCGATGGACCGCCAGTCGCCGCGACGTTCGGTGAGATCATGTGCACGACCTATCGCACGTTCGGCGCGGTCGGGCTGATCACCAACGGCCCGGGGCGTGATCTCGATCAGGTCGAGCGGCTGAGCTTTCCGGTGTTTACCGATGGCGCGGTGGCGTCGCACGGGTACATCCATATCCTCGACGTGCACACGCCAGTGCGCGTGGGTGGCTTAACCGTCTATCCCGACGACCTGATCCACGCCGACCTGAACGGCGTTGCGGTGATCCCTCGCAGTATTGCGGACCGCCTCCCAGATGCCGCCACCGCTTTTGTCGCCGCCGAGCAGATTATCCTGAGCGCGCTGCATGAGCCGGGCGCGACCGTGGCCTCCGCGCGGGCCGCTATGGCCGAGGCGGATGCTGTCATGGACGCGCTTCGGAAGAAGTTGCGGAGCTTGAGCGTCTAG
- a CDS encoding FAD-dependent oxidoreductase, translated as MGEVTTVRTDLVVIGETMAGVCAAVRATAEGLRVVITCTGSALGGSFPSLGALETHFPGVRAPLIEEFRNRVKSYYRTRYGEDSPQYQTCVSLNPQDPFLTFEPHVAREIIEGLVSEQSNITVLRGVHPVSVERAGRTLNAVTVAAFSDGTRTRLEARVFVDASDEGDFAALAGVPYRVGRESRTEYGETHAGRIFTQWLHGKFPIDAAEGRLRLYPKWTTMGLFSGSTGEGDHRIQAYSYRVCLTDDPANRLPIERPPAYDRAAYLAIAQSPDQYAGVPYALHNRFLTDSPHDMVARDHIIHGHPLPNRKRSWNAATFPGANYAYPEADWETRRAIARQHRDHALGILYFMQNDPDMPEDLRASARQWGLAADEFTESAGFPDYIYAREGRRIVGRYTFTEYDASLAPGKLRAPTYADSIAFTDFPLDSLACSAERRPGTLPDGQMFLMEQSRPGCVPYRVLLPEHIDNLLVAVCVSVTHVAWGVLRQNTLQMHIGEVVGFAAVLALESGTSPGQLDIDMLQRRLLDRGVMICFFNDVDMTTDARWVSAVQWCGARGFFDSYDALPDAAYGDDLTRAQACQRLYDAHFAAKTRE; from the coding sequence GTGGGTGAAGTAACGACAGTTCGCACGGACCTCGTCGTAATTGGCGAAACGATGGCGGGCGTGTGTGCTGCAGTGCGCGCCACCGCCGAAGGATTGCGCGTCGTCATCACGTGCACGGGAAGCGCGCTTGGGGGTTCGTTTCCGTCGTTGGGCGCGCTTGAGACGCACTTCCCCGGCGTTCGTGCGCCGTTGATCGAGGAATTCCGGAATCGCGTCAAGTCGTACTACCGCACCCGCTACGGCGAGGACAGCCCGCAGTACCAGACGTGCGTATCGCTCAATCCGCAGGATCCGTTCTTGACGTTTGAGCCGCATGTGGCGCGCGAGATCATCGAAGGATTGGTGTCCGAGCAGTCGAACATCACCGTGCTGCGGGGCGTTCATCCGGTTTCGGTCGAGCGGGCCGGACGCACCCTCAATGCCGTGACAGTTGCGGCGTTCTCAGATGGAACACGTACGCGCCTCGAAGCGCGGGTGTTTGTCGACGCCAGCGACGAAGGCGACTTTGCGGCGCTGGCCGGCGTGCCGTACCGTGTCGGGCGTGAGTCGCGCACGGAGTACGGCGAGACACATGCGGGCCGCATCTTCACGCAGTGGCTGCACGGCAAATTCCCGATTGATGCGGCGGAAGGTCGACTGAGGTTGTATCCCAAGTGGACGACGATGGGCTTGTTCAGCGGCAGCACGGGTGAGGGCGATCACCGCATCCAGGCGTACAGCTACCGCGTGTGCCTGACTGACGACCCGGCCAATCGCCTACCGATCGAACGTCCCCCGGCGTATGACCGCGCAGCGTATCTCGCCATCGCGCAGTCTCCCGATCAGTATGCTGGCGTCCCGTACGCGCTGCATAACCGCTTCTTGACGGACTCGCCGCACGACATGGTCGCGCGGGACCACATCATTCATGGTCATCCGCTGCCGAATCGCAAGCGCAGTTGGAATGCGGCGACCTTTCCCGGCGCCAATTACGCCTATCCCGAAGCGGACTGGGAGACCCGGCGCGCCATCGCACGGCAGCACCGCGATCATGCGCTGGGCATCCTGTATTTCATGCAGAACGATCCGGATATGCCGGAAGACCTGCGGGCGTCTGCGCGTCAGTGGGGGCTCGCCGCCGACGAGTTTACGGAAAGCGCTGGATTTCCGGACTACATCTATGCGCGTGAGGGCCGGCGGATTGTCGGGCGATACACGTTCACGGAATACGACGCCTCGCTGGCGCCCGGGAAGCTGCGCGCTCCCACGTACGCGGACAGCATCGCGTTCACGGACTTCCCGCTGGACTCACTGGCGTGTTCGGCAGAGCGCCGTCCCGGGACGCTGCCCGACGGGCAGATGTTCCTGATGGAACAGTCGCGGCCCGGATGCGTGCCGTATCGCGTGCTGCTGCCTGAGCACATCGACAATCTGTTGGTCGCCGTATGCGTGTCGGTAACGCACGTGGCGTGGGGAGTCCTGCGACAGAACACGTTGCAGATGCACATCGGAGAGGTTGTCGGATTTGCTGCCGTGCTCGCCCTCGAGTCCGGCACGTCGCCCGGGCAGCTTGACATCGACATGCTGCAGCGTAGGCTGCTTGATCGCGGCGTCATGATCTGCTTCTTCAACGACGTCGATATGACGACCGATGCAAGGTGGGTCAGCGCCGTCCAATGGTGCGGCGCGCGCGGGTTCTTCGACAGCTATGATGCGCTGCCAGATGCTGCGTACGGCGATGATTTGACGCGAGCGCAGGCCTGCCAGCGCCTATACGATGCACATTTCGCAGCGAAAACAAGGGAATAG